One genomic region from Streptomyces sp. NBC_00457 encodes:
- a CDS encoding fumarylacetoacetate hydrolase family protein — protein MSTNVLRTAEGWWVVLGDRAVAVDTKAVTTAELIAHRDAVREAALSGEAGTRVADLVALSPVTTPCRVVAQMVNYRSHARDSGFTGDIPPAFFRKASGSVTGPGEVIVRPSHVKFLDYEVELGLVMGAPLPIGAVVEERDLPSYVAGLVVTNDVSARDVQLTKTQFYESKSYPTFTPTGPYLSLLEAEDFAHLLDLRLKLSVNGELRQDRTLADMIVRPAQALTLLARFQTLDPGDLLLTGTPGGTALKAPPKPVEKIGALLPPAVKWKAFFKTQAKNPHYLHQGDVVTATIATPDGRIDLGEQRTPVADTR, from the coding sequence ATGAGCACGAATGTCCTGCGGACTGCTGAGGGGTGGTGGGTGGTCCTGGGTGACCGGGCGGTCGCCGTCGACACGAAGGCCGTCACCACCGCCGAGCTGATCGCCCATCGTGATGCCGTACGGGAGGCGGCGCTTTCGGGTGAGGCGGGCACGCGTGTCGCTGATCTGGTCGCTCTGTCTCCGGTCACCACGCCCTGTCGGGTCGTGGCGCAGATGGTCAACTACCGCAGCCACGCCCGTGATTCGGGCTTCACCGGCGACATACCGCCCGCCTTCTTCCGTAAGGCGTCGGGTTCTGTCACTGGTCCGGGAGAGGTCATCGTCCGGCCCTCGCATGTGAAGTTCCTGGACTACGAGGTCGAGTTGGGGCTTGTCATGGGGGCGCCGCTGCCGATCGGTGCCGTGGTGGAAGAGCGGGATCTGCCGTCGTACGTCGCTGGGCTCGTCGTCACCAATGACGTCAGCGCGCGGGATGTGCAGCTGACGAAGACGCAGTTCTACGAGAGCAAGTCATATCCGACATTCACGCCGACCGGGCCGTATCTGTCTCTGCTGGAGGCGGAGGACTTCGCTCATCTGCTGGATCTGCGGCTGAAGTTGAGCGTCAACGGCGAGCTGCGCCAGGACCGCACCCTCGCCGACATGATCGTTCGCCCGGCGCAGGCGCTGACGCTGCTCGCCCGCTTCCAGACCCTCGACCCCGGCGACCTGCTGCTGACCGGCACTCCCGGCGGCACGGCCCTCAAGGCGCCGCCGAAGCCGGTGGAGAAGATCGGCGCGCTGCTGCCCCCCGCGGTGAAGTGGAAGGCGTTCTTCAAGACCCAGGCCAAGAACCCCCACTATCTGCACCAAGGCGACGTCGTTACCGCCACCATCGCCACCCCGGACGGCCGGATCGACCTGGGCGAGCAGCGTACGCCCGTGGCCGACACACGCTGA
- a CDS encoding VOC family protein — MDVRTAHQDLHSERGALRGEHPGRSRNPLIKVADLAWLEFEKPDLDRAEVFARDFGFGIAARTENELWLRGTFAGSPCMVIRRGRTSRFIGPAFRAAERADLDRLARATGASVRDADVPGGGKAVGLLDPSGFPVRVVHCAEQLPALPEQQPLLLNVGTDHRRTNATQRPPREPSRIQRLGHVVLETRVFARALDWYLDTLGMIVSDFLFLDGQRDRGPTMAFVRCDLGGVQADHHTLAMHLGPGTGYVHSAYQVTDLDSIAAGGEYLNERGYQRSWGIGRHIQGSQLFDYWRDPDHFMLEHFADGDLFSRDVEPGWAPMSASGLAQWGPPVTRDFLGASPSPAKIREVLTALRGDNELDPARLLGLMKAMNS; from the coding sequence ATGGACGTCAGGACGGCCCACCAGGACCTCCACAGTGAGCGGGGCGCCCTGCGTGGCGAGCACCCCGGCCGCTCCCGGAACCCGCTGATCAAGGTGGCCGACCTGGCCTGGCTGGAGTTCGAGAAGCCCGACCTGGACCGGGCCGAGGTCTTCGCCCGTGACTTCGGCTTCGGTATCGCCGCCCGCACCGAGAACGAGCTGTGGCTGCGGGGCACCTTCGCGGGCTCGCCCTGCATGGTCATCCGCCGCGGCCGGACGTCCCGGTTCATCGGCCCGGCGTTCCGCGCCGCCGAGCGGGCCGACCTGGACCGGCTGGCGCGGGCGACGGGGGCGTCCGTACGGGACGCGGATGTGCCCGGCGGGGGCAAGGCGGTCGGCCTGCTCGACCCGTCCGGCTTCCCGGTGCGGGTGGTGCACTGCGCCGAACAGCTCCCCGCGCTGCCCGAGCAGCAGCCGCTGCTGCTCAACGTCGGCACGGATCACCGTCGTACGAACGCCACTCAGCGTCCGCCGCGCGAGCCCTCCCGGATCCAGCGCCTGGGCCATGTGGTGCTGGAGACCCGGGTGTTCGCCCGTGCCCTCGACTGGTACCTGGACACCCTCGGGATGATCGTGTCCGACTTCCTGTTCCTGGACGGGCAGCGCGATCGCGGGCCGACGATGGCGTTCGTCCGCTGCGACCTGGGCGGCGTGCAGGCCGATCACCACACCCTGGCGATGCACCTGGGGCCGGGCACGGGGTATGTCCACTCCGCGTACCAGGTCACCGACCTGGACTCGATCGCGGCCGGCGGTGAGTACCTCAACGAGCGCGGCTATCAGCGCAGCTGGGGCATCGGCCGGCACATCCAGGGCAGCCAGCTCTTCGACTACTGGCGTGACCCCGACCACTTCATGCTGGAGCACTTCGCCGACGGCGACCTGTTCTCCCGCGACGTCGAGCCGGGCTGGGCGCCGATGTCGGCGAGCGGGCTGGCCCAGTGGGGGCCGCCGGTCACCCGTGACTTCCTCGGCGCGAGTCCTTCCCCCGCCAAGATCCGCGAGGTCCTCACGGCCCTGCGCGGTGACAACGAACTCGATCCGGCGCGTCTGCTGGGCCTGATGAAAGCGATGAACTCATGA